The following proteins come from a genomic window of [Limnothrix rosea] IAM M-220:
- a CDS encoding RluA family pseudouridine synthase — protein MNSLLYPYKAPDFADRVTAWYEGLCPMTKVLGRLPRTAHAEWLAQQVMAELAQEPIYHFEGKMYGVLVVATPAGELFYLKAFSGLLRGNKTVAGWVPMIDGGDRLLLEEQEILAQLRDIRHRIAHLEQLPERRTYQQLTETWQSKIAHFNQQRRKSKQQREQQRRALTQTLAGEPLNIAFQKLTEMSRQESNHKRDLKRQRDQELRELSELITRSDAELQGLRQRRKTLSRNLQKRMHRVYQLKNFAGNAQAIADIFPQGLPTGTGDCCAPKLLHYAAKHHLKPLALAEFWWGKDTDIKQTGHFYPACVERCQPILGFLLSGLENKSFNTLVGTPEIPLEIIYEDDEILVVNKPHGLLTIPGRSSHNYDSVFSRLKRDFPQIYLVHRLDQDTSGLVVFAKSTPAQKQLQHQFRRQQISKIYTAILEQPIHQEEGLIELPLWSDPRDRPRQKVDFERGKISKTKFTKIAQNRIELQPITGRTHQLRVHCAHQEGLQNPILGDRLYGHHNKQNHGRLHLHATAITFKHPTTKKIITLRKNPLF, from the coding sequence ATGAATTCTCTGCTATATCCTTACAAAGCACCAGATTTTGCGGATAGGGTTACGGCGTGGTATGAGGGTCTGTGTCCCATGACGAAAGTGCTGGGGCGTTTGCCGCGTACTGCCCATGCTGAATGGCTCGCCCAACAAGTGATGGCTGAGCTAGCACAGGAACCGATTTATCATTTTGAGGGCAAAATGTATGGTGTGCTTGTTGTGGCGACACCGGCGGGGGAGCTGTTTTATCTGAAGGCTTTTTCTGGTTTATTGCGGGGCAACAAAACTGTAGCGGGCTGGGTACCGATGATCGATGGCGGCGATCGCCTTTTACTAGAAGAACAGGAAATATTGGCACAGCTACGGGACATTCGACATCGCATTGCGCACCTTGAGCAGTTGCCGGAACGTCGAACCTACCAACAATTAACTGAAACTTGGCAGAGCAAAATTGCCCATTTCAATCAACAACGCCGTAAGAGCAAACAACAACGGGAGCAACAACGCCGAGCACTGACCCAAACCCTTGCAGGCGAGCCTCTAAACATAGCCTTTCAAAAACTCACAGAAATGAGTCGCCAAGAAAGTAATCACAAGCGCGATTTAAAACGCCAGCGGGATCAAGAACTTCGGGAGTTATCTGAGCTAATCACCCGCAGTGACGCAGAGCTGCAAGGTCTCCGCCAACGGCGCAAAACCCTTTCTCGTAATTTACAGAAAAGAATGCACCGTGTTTATCAGCTAAAAAATTTTGCGGGTAATGCCCAGGCGATCGCCGACATTTTCCCCCAAGGTTTACCCACCGGCACTGGAGATTGCTGTGCGCCGAAACTCTTGCATTATGCCGCCAAACATCACCTCAAACCCCTTGCCCTCGCGGAATTTTGGTGGGGGAAGGATACCGATATTAAACAAACGGGTCACTTTTACCCAGCCTGCGTAGAACGTTGTCAGCCGATTTTGGGATTTTTATTATCCGGTTTAGAAAACAAATCTTTTAATACACTTGTCGGAACCCCAGAAATTCCCCTAGAAATCATTTACGAAGACGATGAAATTCTTGTTGTAAATAAGCCCCATGGGTTACTAACAATTCCGGGGCGTAGTAGTCACAATTACGATAGTGTATTTAGCCGTTTAAAACGTGATTTCCCACAAATTTATTTAGTGCATCGCTTAGATCAAGACACCTCTGGATTAGTTGTTTTTGCCAAATCTACCCCTGCCCAAAAACAACTACAACATCAGTTTCGCCGCCAGCAAATTTCTAAAATTTATACTGCCATTTTAGAGCAGCCAATCCACCAAGAAGAGGGTTTGATTGAATTGCCATTATGGTCTGATCCCCGCGATCGCCCCCGGCAAAAAGTAGATTTTGAAAGAGGAAAAATAAGCAAAACCAAGTTTACAAAAATTGCTCAAAACCGTATCGAACTCCAGCCAATTACTGGGCGTACCCACCAACTCCGCGTCCATTGTGCCCATCAAGAAGGTTTGCAGAATCCCATCCTTGGCGATCGCCTTTACGGTCATCACAACAAACAAAACCACGGGCGATTACACTTACATGCCACGGCCATAACATTTAAGCATCCCACCACAAAAAAAATAATAACATTACGTAAAAACCCTTTATTTTAA